The sequence TTAAAGATGATATTCGCCCTTAATTTCAAGAATCCTTTCTTCAGCCCACCAGATTTCTCATTTTCATCCGCCACTTTTGAACGAGTTGTTGTTTCGTTTGTAAACGCTGGATCGTGCTAAGACCCAGGCTCAATTTGATCGCTTCGTCAACGCGTTCCATCACTTGAGCATCAGGCCGGCCTAAAAAATTATCCTTACGAAAACATGCTTTATCTACGGTTCGAATTTGCGTAAACAGGGCTACATGATCTGTCGCTAAACCAACGCCCCCTCGTGCTTCCAAAAGCACTCCCAGCAAAAGGCTTTTCAACTGGATGTTGGGAAAAAGAGGAACAACAATCACCGAATTACAGAAGCGGTTGCCAATATCGTTTTGAATCACTAAAACCGGCTGTTTGATTTCCTCTTCCTGAACATCACTCCCCAGTTCAAGGAGAAAAATATCTCCTCGTTCGATATAAAAACCATTTTGAGTGACAATCACCGCCGCCCCTCCCCATTCCTTACGCTTAAAAGGAGTCTGTTTTCTTCATCTTTCCAGTAATCTTCAGTGCCATCGAAAATACACCTGATCTTTAAATAATCGGATCTTAACCGGTTTTTCCGGATCTGCTCTGAATACCAGAACTGCCAGGTTTCTAAAAAGTTCTTCCAGCCTCTTTTTAACCCAATCCGCATTTGAACCAACTCCTCGGCAGGAACTTACTACCATATATTGGACAAGAGTAAAGATCGTTCCTGCTGCGGCATTTGTCTCATTTCTGGTTATTTTGTTGAATCGCTTTGTTTTAAAAAGTCTTCTCGCCACTCCTCAAAACAATCCTCTAACAAAGCCTGTCTAATGCTTCTCATCAGTCGCAGGGTAAAAAAAAGGTTGTGGATGGTAAGAAGGCGGGGGCCAAGCATTTCCCCTGCTTTAAAAAGGTGCCTTAAATACGCCCGCGTGAAATTCCGGCAGGTATAACAATTGCACCCCGGCTCCAGGGGGGAAAAGTCGGCCGCGTACTCCGCGTTCCGGACGACCACCCTTCCCCAGGCGGTGAGGGCCGTCCCGTTGCGCGCCACCCTTGTCGGCAGAACGCAGTCAAAAAGATCCACCCCCCTCATAACGCCCTCCCATAAGCAATCCGCACTCCCCACACCCATTAAATACCGGGGCTTTTCTTTGGGGAGCAGAGAAACGGTATAATCCAGAATCTCATATAATATT comes from Bacillota bacterium and encodes:
- a CDS encoding type II toxin-antitoxin system PemK/MazF family toxin, encoding MIVTQNGFYIERGDIFLLELGSDVQEEEIKQPVLVIQNDIGNRFCNSVIVVPLFPNIQLKSLLLGVLLEARGGVGLATDHVALFTQIRTVDKACFRKDNFLGRPDAQVMERVDEAIKLSLGLSTIQRLQTKQQLVQKWRMKMRNLVG